One genomic window of Acidobacteriota bacterium includes the following:
- a CDS encoding MarR family transcriptional regulator, whose protein sequence is MPRPDPAPVPPPPLEAHICRTIYATNLAIQRVHKVVLDELGITYLQYLVFNLLWDRDNQSVSELSGQLELEPSTLTPLLKRLETAGYLSRVRNPQDERQVLIGLTDKGRDLRNIAGCVGTNLAERSGMTGEELQALNAAIRVLHDRLVNFGSGKGA, encoded by the coding sequence ATGCCCAGACCCGACCCCGCCCCGGTGCCGCCGCCGCCGCTCGAGGCGCATATCTGCCGGACAATCTACGCGACCAACCTTGCCATCCAGCGGGTCCACAAGGTCGTCCTCGACGAGCTCGGCATCACCTACCTGCAATACCTCGTGTTCAATCTACTCTGGGACCGGGACAATCAGTCGGTCAGCGAACTGTCCGGCCAGCTGGAGCTGGAACCCAGCACGCTGACCCCGCTGCTGAAGCGGCTGGAGACGGCGGGCTATCTCAGCCGCGTGCGCAATCCGCAGGACGAGCGGCAGGTCCTGATCGGGCTGACGGACAAGGGCCGCGATCTGAGAAACATTGCAGGCTGCGTGGGCACAAACCTGGCGGAGCGCTCAGGGATGACCGGAGAGGAGCTGCAGGCGCTGAATGCAGCCATCCGCGTGCTGCATGACAGGCTGGTCAACTTCGGTTCCGGCAAAGGCGCGTAA
- a CDS encoding LysR family transcriptional regulator, which yields MALPDLNLLVTLDVLLSEGSVAGAAKRLGLSGSAMSRALARLRVATGDPLLVRAGRGLVPTPRALALREEVHDLVLAAEGVLSPGDALDLAALDRVFTLRTSDGFVESFGAGLVARVAREAPYVRLNFVQKTDKDSAPLREGRVDLETGVVDAALGPELRSLALFRDRLIGVVRSGHPLAAGGVTAQQYRAGAHVIVSRSGEAREATDLPFAPESAQRRVATIVGGFSAALALARHTDLIATVPNRHTEALRGDMHAFALPVASRPFVVSMLWHPRMDSDPAHRWLRTCVREVTARPSGKP from the coding sequence ATGGCGCTTCCTGATCTGAACCTGCTTGTGACGCTGGATGTTCTCTTGTCGGAGGGCAGCGTGGCAGGGGCAGCCAAGCGGCTGGGTCTGAGCGGATCGGCCATGAGCCGGGCGCTTGCCCGCCTGCGCGTCGCCACGGGGGATCCCTTGCTGGTGAGGGCAGGACGCGGCCTTGTGCCGACGCCGCGCGCGCTGGCCCTGCGGGAAGAAGTACACGATCTGGTGCTCGCGGCAGAAGGCGTCCTGAGTCCCGGCGATGCGCTCGACCTGGCGGCGCTCGACCGGGTGTTCACGCTGCGCACCAGCGACGGCTTTGTCGAAAGCTTCGGTGCTGGCTTGGTGGCGAGGGTGGCCCGCGAGGCTCCCTATGTCCGGCTCAACTTCGTGCAAAAGACCGACAAGGACAGCGCGCCGCTCAGGGAAGGGCGGGTCGACCTCGAGACCGGAGTTGTCGATGCCGCACTTGGGCCCGAGCTGCGCAGCCTCGCCCTGTTCCGCGACCGCCTGATCGGAGTCGTGCGGTCAGGCCATCCGCTGGCGGCTGGTGGCGTCACCGCCCAGCAGTATCGCGCAGGGGCGCATGTGATCGTCTCGCGCAGCGGCGAGGCGCGCGAAGCAACCGATCTGCCGTTCGCACCTGAAAGCGCTCAGCGTCGGGTGGCGACAATCGTCGGCGGCTTTTCTGCGGCGCTTGCACTCGCCCGACATACTGACCTGATCGCGACCGTGCCGAACCGGCATACGGAAGCGCTGCGAGGCGACATGCATGCTTTCGCACTGCCGGTGGCGTCGCGTCCGTTCGTGGTGTCGATGCTGTGGCACCCGCGTATGGATTCCGATCCCGCGCATCGTTGGCTGCGCACGTGCGTGCGCGAGGTGACGGCGCGGCCGTCCGGAAAGCCCTGA
- a CDS encoding DUF1674 domain-containing protein, producing the protein MADNEPVISAQEEMRRAALPEAARRALEEADARKKAEAALPDGEQGGPKGIEPTRYGDWERKGIAYDF; encoded by the coding sequence ATGGCCGATAACGAGCCTGTGATCTCAGCGCAAGAAGAGATGCGCCGCGCGGCGCTGCCCGAGGCAGCAAGGCGGGCGCTGGAAGAGGCGGACGCGCGCAAGAAGGCGGAGGCCGCGCTGCCGGACGGCGAGCAGGGCGGGCCGAAAGGCATCGAGCCCACGCGCTATGGCGACTGGGAACGCAAGGGAATTGCGTACGATTTCTGA
- a CDS encoding SDR family NAD(P)-dependent oxidoreductase produces the protein MTPTSAPALARSVIITGASTGIGRAAATHLAAKGWTVFAGVRSADDGAALAGQAKGDLRPLILDVTKQEQVDAAIAAVAAALGNRRLTGLVNNAGIAKMGPLGLQPLKDFEAHFAVNVFGMLRMTQAALPLLGSDAAREGAPGRIVTITSVGGRIAAPFLGAYTATKHANEAMTDTLRRELNIYGVDAIAIGPGSVRTPIWDKAEKDNSSGPYDASDWAEPLQTFQEVMLNGGRTGLEPGRIARVIEAALSDTRPRARYAPVPQKLTNFIIPTHLPKRLLDKIFISRFGLQRR, from the coding sequence ATGACCCCCACATCCGCGCCTGCTCTCGCCCGCTCCGTCATCATCACTGGTGCGTCCACCGGCATCGGCCGCGCCGCCGCCACCCATCTCGCCGCCAAGGGATGGACTGTGTTCGCCGGCGTGCGTTCCGCAGATGACGGCGCCGCGCTCGCCGGACAGGCCAAGGGCGACCTGCGCCCGCTGATCCTTGATGTGACAAAGCAAGAGCAGGTCGACGCGGCGATTGCCGCCGTCGCCGCCGCGCTCGGCAACCGGCGCCTGACCGGCCTCGTCAACAATGCCGGCATCGCCAAGATGGGACCGCTCGGCCTCCAGCCACTGAAGGATTTCGAAGCGCATTTCGCAGTCAACGTGTTCGGCATGCTCCGCATGACGCAGGCCGCGCTCCCGCTGCTGGGCTCGGACGCTGCCCGCGAAGGCGCGCCGGGCCGCATCGTCACCATCACCTCGGTCGGTGGCCGCATCGCCGCGCCCTTCCTCGGTGCCTACACCGCCACCAAGCACGCCAACGAGGCGATGACCGACACGCTGCGCCGCGAACTCAACATCTACGGTGTCGACGCCATCGCGATTGGCCCCGGCTCCGTGAGGACACCCATCTGGGACAAGGCCGAGAAGGACAATTCCAGCGGTCCGTATGATGCCAGCGACTGGGCCGAACCGCTGCAGACCTTCCAGGAAGTGATGCTGAACGGCGGCCGCACGGGCCTTGAGCCGGGGCGCATCGCGCGTGTCATCGAGGCTGCGCTGTCGGATACGAGGCCCCGCGCCCGCTACGCACCGGTGCCGCAGAAGCTGACCAACTTCATCATCCCCACGCACCTGCCAAAGCGCTTGCTCGACAAGATCTTCATTTCGCGCTTCGGCCTGCAGCGGCGCTGA
- a CDS encoding aldehyde reductase — translation MAKVLVTGATGFIAGHVIHQLVEAGHEVAGTARSASKANALNKTLSAYAGKEIRIPIRAADLSADAGWAEACAGMDYVHHVASPFPTTVPKHSDELVIPARDGALRVLEAAKAAGVKRVVMTSSMAACAYGWGDKRPNPVTEEHWTQLNDLPEVSPYIRSKTVAERAAWDYVNGEGKGLELSVINPVAVLGPVMSGDFSASVEILTQLMSGRLPGTPKTGFVVVDVRDVASAHVLAMTHPGAAGERFLAGDKFMWFSDVAKVLRDNFPAYASKVPTRELPDWAVKLIAMVNPPAKQLIPELGRERHTTSEKAKRVLGWKPHTAEEAIIAGAQSLIAHKVV, via the coding sequence ATGGCCAAAGTTCTCGTTACCGGCGCGACCGGCTTCATCGCCGGACATGTCATTCACCAGCTCGTTGAAGCGGGGCATGAAGTCGCCGGAACCGCCCGGTCCGCGTCCAAGGCCAACGCCCTCAACAAGACGCTCAGTGCCTATGCCGGAAAGGAAATCCGCATCCCGATCCGCGCCGCTGACCTGTCTGCGGACGCCGGCTGGGCCGAAGCCTGCGCGGGCATGGACTATGTCCACCACGTCGCCTCGCCCTTCCCGACAACTGTGCCCAAACACTCCGACGAGCTGGTCATCCCCGCCCGCGACGGCGCCCTGCGCGTGCTGGAGGCGGCGAAGGCCGCCGGCGTCAAGCGTGTCGTGATGACCTCCTCGATGGCGGCCTGCGCCTATGGCTGGGGCGACAAGCGGCCCAACCCGGTGACCGAGGAGCACTGGACGCAGCTCAACGACCTGCCGGAAGTTTCGCCCTACATCCGCTCAAAGACCGTCGCCGAACGCGCCGCCTGGGATTACGTCAACGGCGAGGGCAAGGGTCTCGAACTCTCGGTCATCAATCCCGTCGCCGTGCTGGGTCCCGTCATGAGCGGAGACTTCTCCGCCTCGGTCGAAATCCTCACCCAGCTGATGTCCGGCCGCCTGCCCGGCACGCCGAAAACCGGCTTCGTCGTCGTCGATGTGCGCGATGTCGCCTCGGCCCATGTCCTCGCCATGACCCACCCCGGCGCAGCCGGCGAGCGTTTCCTCGCCGGCGACAAGTTCATGTGGTTCTCGGACGTCGCGAAAGTCCTGCGCGACAACTTCCCGGCCTATGCCTCGAAAGTGCCGACCCGCGAACTTCCCGACTGGGCCGTGAAGCTGATCGCCATGGTCAACCCGCCTGCCAAGCAGCTGATTCCAGAACTCGGCCGCGAGCGTCACACCACCAGCGAAAAAGCCAAACGCGTCCTCGGCTGGAAACCGCACACCGCCGAAGAAGCCATCATCGCCGGCGCTCAGAGTCTGATCGCGCACAAGGTGGTCTGA
- a CDS encoding MFS transporter: MTRFNNPRAGVLAVLAAMATVVLDAGMTIVALPSMAAHFEITPARSILVVSAYQAAVVMSLLPAAALAERFGYRRLFTCGLALFVMSSLVSAMASSFPVLVAARFAQGVGSAAVLALGIALIRFAVAESRLGEAISWNALTVALAAAAAPAFGGMLMSAASWHWIYLATLPAAATALACARSLPASHSQPGRIDLPGLGLNAAAFGCLIAGAASIRSASLLWPALLTAGAAALAVLILRDRSSARPLLPVDLLAGQPFRVSVMASAACFTGQSIALIALPFHLQSGFGLPAPVAASLLTIWPLSVALMTTAARRWISAAPTRLACSVGGSLLSAGLLGLWVSPFSGGPLPLVLSIGLCGAGFGVFQVANNRSMFLSAPLSRSGAAGALQGLARVTGQTGGAILAGLLFAALTAPVAHRTSFAIGAVFTGAAALLSYFGQPAVRRLPDERA, from the coding sequence ATGACCCGCTTCAACAATCCCCGCGCCGGCGTGCTCGCCGTGCTGGCAGCGATGGCCACAGTCGTACTGGACGCAGGCATGACCATCGTGGCCCTGCCATCGATGGCGGCCCATTTCGAGATCACGCCCGCACGGTCCATCCTGGTCGTCTCTGCCTATCAGGCCGCCGTGGTGATGTCGCTCCTTCCGGCCGCCGCGCTCGCCGAGCGGTTCGGTTATCGCCGCCTGTTTACCTGCGGGCTCGCCCTGTTTGTCATGTCCTCGCTCGTTTCTGCGATGGCCAGCTCGTTTCCGGTTCTCGTTGCGGCCCGCTTCGCGCAGGGCGTGGGCAGCGCGGCCGTCCTCGCGCTGGGCATAGCGCTGATCCGGTTCGCGGTCGCCGAGTCGCGCCTCGGTGAGGCGATCAGCTGGAACGCACTTACCGTCGCACTGGCCGCCGCCGCTGCGCCCGCATTCGGCGGGATGCTGATGTCGGCGGCGTCATGGCACTGGATCTACCTTGCAACCCTGCCAGCGGCGGCGACGGCGCTCGCATGCGCGCGCTCCCTGCCCGCCTCACACAGTCAGCCGGGTCGCATCGACCTGCCCGGGCTCGGCCTGAATGCGGCCGCGTTCGGATGTCTGATCGCCGGCGCCGCCAGCATCCGCAGCGCCAGCCTGCTCTGGCCAGCTTTGCTGACTGCAGGCGCCGCCGCGCTGGCAGTGCTCATCCTGCGTGACCGGTCGAGCGCAAGACCGCTCCTGCCGGTTGACCTGCTGGCGGGCCAGCCTTTCCGTGTCTCGGTCATGGCTTCGGCGGCGTGCTTCACGGGGCAAAGCATCGCCCTGATCGCCCTGCCATTTCACCTTCAATCCGGTTTCGGCCTGCCGGCGCCTGTTGCTGCCAGCCTGCTCACGATCTGGCCGCTGAGCGTTGCCTTGATGACGACGGCGGCGCGCCGCTGGATTTCGGCCGCGCCCACCCGGCTTGCTTGCTCAGTAGGCGGATCGCTTCTCTCCGCGGGACTTTTGGGGCTTTGGGTGTCGCCGTTCAGCGGCGGCCCGTTGCCCCTCGTCCTGTCAATCGGCCTGTGCGGTGCAGGGTTCGGCGTGTTCCAGGTCGCCAACAACCGCAGCATGTTCCTCTCGGCGCCTCTCTCCCGGAGCGGCGCCGCCGGCGCGCTGCAGGGCTTGGCGCGCGTCACCGGCCAGACAGGCGGCGCAATTCTCGCCGGCCTGTTGTTCGCGGCGCTGACAGCCCCCGTCGCCCATCGCACGTCGTTTGCCATCGGCGCCGTTTTTACCGGGGCGGCGGCGCTGCTCAGCTATTTCGGCCAGCCAGCAGTCCGCCGCTTGCCGGACGAGCGTGCCTGA
- a CDS encoding DUF2312 domain-containing protein, which yields MADDTVEITKIDETTREKLRQTVAKIERLEEEKKEVAEQIKEVYGEAKAIGFDTKALRQVIRLRKIERAEREEQEMILETYLIALGEA from the coding sequence ATGGCTGACGACACAGTCGAGATCACCAAGATCGACGAGACCACCCGGGAAAAACTCCGCCAGACCGTCGCCAAGATCGAGCGTCTGGAAGAGGAGAAGAAAGAAGTCGCCGAGCAGATCAAGGAAGTCTACGGCGAGGCGAAAGCCATCGGCTTTGACACCAAGGCCCTGCGCCAGGTGATCCGCCTGCGGAAGATCGAGCGCGCCGAACGCGAGGAACAGGAAATGATCCTCGAGACCTACCTGATCGCCCTCGGCGAGGCCTGA
- the htpX gene encoding zinc metalloprotease HtpX: MGTAKTFVLLAALTALFVGIGYLIGGAAGMAIAFAVAACMNVFAWWNSDKVVLRMQGAQAVPEDTKNPMLRAFRQDVARLADRAGLPEPKIYVIDTPQPNAFATGRDPHNAAVCATTGLLSALTREEVAGVMAHELAHVQHRDTLTMTVTATLAGAIGMLANFALFFGPRDSEGRSNPIAGLAIMILAPLAAGLVQMAISRSREYEADARGAEICGNPLWLASALEKIERGARAQLNPYAERTPAMAHMYISNPLNGRGVDNFFSTHPSTANRVEALRRMASEMGVASMREDSPAPRRATGPWG, encoded by the coding sequence ATGGGCACTGCCAAGACCTTCGTCCTTCTGGCCGCGCTGACCGCCCTGTTCGTCGGTATCGGCTACCTGATCGGCGGCGCTGCCGGCATGGCCATCGCCTTCGCCGTGGCGGCCTGCATGAACGTGTTCGCCTGGTGGAATTCCGACAAGGTCGTGCTGCGCATGCAGGGCGCGCAGGCTGTTCCGGAAGACACGAAGAACCCGATGCTGCGCGCCTTCCGCCAGGATGTCGCGCGCCTGGCAGACCGCGCCGGCCTGCCGGAGCCGAAAATCTACGTCATCGACACGCCCCAGCCGAACGCCTTCGCCACCGGCCGCGATCCGCACAACGCCGCCGTCTGCGCCACCACCGGCCTCCTCAGCGCGCTGACCCGCGAGGAAGTCGCCGGCGTCATGGCGCACGAGCTCGCCCACGTGCAGCACCGCGACACGCTGACCATGACCGTCACCGCCACCCTCGCCGGCGCGATCGGCATGCTCGCAAACTTCGCGCTGTTCTTCGGTCCGCGCGATTCCGAAGGCCGCTCCAACCCCATCGCAGGGCTCGCGATCATGATCCTCGCGCCGCTCGCCGCCGGCCTCGTGCAGATGGCCATCAGCCGCTCGCGCGAATACGAAGCCGATGCGCGCGGCGCCGAAATCTGCGGCAACCCGCTCTGGCTCGCCTCGGCGCTGGAAAAGATCGAGCGCGGCGCCCGCGCCCAACTCAATCCGTATGCGGAGCGTACGCCCGCCATGGCGCACATGTACATCTCGAACCCGCTGAACGGCCGCGGCGTCGACAATTTCTTCTCGACCCACCCGTCGACCGCCAACCGGGTCGAAGCGCTGCGCCGCATGGCCAGCGAAATGGGCGTCGCTTCGATGCGTGAAGACAGCCCGGCCCCGCGCCGCGCCACTGGTCCATGGGGTTGA
- a CDS encoding SDR family oxidoreductase, producing MADLKGKVAVITGAASGIGLAGVEVFVAAGAKVIAGDIQDEKGKALETRFGKDKVRFVHCDVTNMDQLKAIMDEAPKAFGSLDIVWNNAGHGGTPTSVEELDLDGFDHTMNLLLKQVFAGTKFAIPHMKEKGGAIINTSSISAVCAGYAPITYSVAKKGVAHFSKLAAAELAKYKIRVNSILPGFIATSIFGASLGLPREVADQMAEMLAQAGGKMQPAGRVGRGNDIAEMAAFLASDAAGFITGGEFLVDGGMTVGPRHSWDETAASPVLESLGITPEQAEQMRLAQQAAAQS from the coding sequence ATGGCAGATCTCAAAGGCAAGGTAGCCGTCATCACCGGCGCAGCAAGCGGCATAGGGCTCGCCGGCGTGGAGGTCTTCGTCGCCGCCGGCGCGAAAGTCATCGCGGGCGACATCCAGGACGAAAAGGGAAAGGCGCTCGAGACCCGCTTCGGCAAGGACAAGGTCCGCTTCGTGCATTGCGACGTCACCAACATGGACCAGCTGAAGGCGATCATGGACGAAGCGCCAAAGGCCTTCGGCTCCCTCGACATCGTCTGGAACAATGCCGGTCATGGCGGCACGCCCACCTCGGTCGAGGAGCTTGACCTCGACGGCTTCGACCACACGATGAACCTCCTGCTGAAACAGGTCTTCGCGGGCACCAAGTTCGCCATTCCGCACATGAAGGAAAAAGGCGGCGCGATCATCAACACCTCCTCCATCAGCGCCGTGTGCGCGGGCTATGCGCCGATCACCTACTCCGTCGCCAAGAAGGGCGTTGCCCACTTCTCGAAACTCGCCGCAGCCGAACTCGCGAAATACAAGATCCGCGTCAACTCGATCCTGCCCGGCTTCATCGCCACCTCCATCTTCGGTGCCTCGCTCGGCCTGCCGCGCGAAGTCGCCGACCAGATGGCCGAAATGCTGGCCCAGGCCGGCGGCAAGATGCAGCCCGCCGGACGCGTCGGCCGCGGCAATGACATTGCTGAAATGGCCGCCTTCCTCGCGTCCGACGCCGCCGGCTTCATCACCGGCGGCGAATTCCTCGTCGATGGCGGCATGACCGTCGGCCCGCGCCACAGCTGGGACGAGACCGCCGCCAGCCCGGTGCTGGAATCGCTTGGCATCACCCCGGAGCAGGCCGAGCAGATGCGCCTCGCCCAGCAGGCCGCCGCTCAGTCCTGA
- a CDS encoding alpha/beta hydrolase translates to MSTITTKDGTQLFYKDWGPKDAQPIVFHHGWPLTADDWDAQMLFFLSEGYRVVAFDRRGQGRSTQTDIGHDMDTFASDTADLVAALDLKNAVHIGHSTGGGVVARYVAGAEPGRVSKAVLIGAITPILGQTESNPTGVPLEVFEGFKVALAKNRAEFYREIPSGPFYGFNREGANVSEGMIQNWWRQGMQGSAKAQLDTITAFAETDFTEDLKAISVPVLVMHGGDDQIVPVDETARRAAALLPNGSLKVYEGLSHGLFATHPDLINADLLTFIQN, encoded by the coding sequence ATGTCCACCATCACCACCAAAGACGGCACCCAGCTCTTCTACAAGGACTGGGGCCCGAAAGACGCCCAGCCCATCGTGTTCCACCACGGTTGGCCACTGACCGCTGATGACTGGGACGCGCAGATGCTGTTCTTCCTCTCGGAAGGCTACCGCGTTGTTGCCTTCGACCGCCGCGGCCAGGGCCGCTCGACCCAGACCGACATCGGCCATGACATGGACACCTTCGCCTCCGACACGGCTGACCTCGTCGCCGCGCTCGACCTGAAGAACGCCGTGCATATCGGCCACTCGACCGGCGGCGGCGTTGTCGCCCGGTATGTGGCCGGCGCCGAGCCGGGCCGTGTGTCGAAAGCCGTGCTGATCGGCGCTATCACACCGATCCTTGGCCAGACGGAGAGCAACCCGACCGGCGTGCCGCTGGAAGTCTTCGAAGGCTTCAAGGTCGCCCTCGCGAAAAACCGCGCCGAGTTCTACCGCGAAATCCCCTCGGGCCCCTTCTACGGCTTCAACCGCGAAGGCGCGAATGTCAGCGAAGGCATGATCCAGAACTGGTGGCGCCAGGGCATGCAGGGCAGCGCCAAGGCGCAGCTCGACACGATCACGGCGTTCGCAGAGACGGACTTCACCGAAGACCTGAAGGCCATCTCGGTACCGGTTCTCGTGATGCATGGCGGCGACGACCAGATCGTGCCGGTCGACGAGACCGCTCGCCGCGCTGCCGCCCTGCTGCCGAATGGTTCGCTGAAAGTCTATGAAGGCCTTTCGCACGGCCTCTTCGCCACACACCCCGACCTGATCAACGCCGACCTTCTGACGTTCATCCAGAACTAG
- a CDS encoding DMT family transporter: protein MRSDPSPQDSSSISRPGLSGNLQGALWMIASGVGYTLHLALAKDITGDIHPVFLAFWRSFLAFLFAAPLIHFLKVRIHTARFGALLSRSLIGSAGFVFGLIAIWPKFGLPLAEFNALSFTRPLFVTLLAMFLLHEKVGVHRSTAVIVGFIGVLVMTALPAILGQEGGAHFNVGSVFAILSSLCFAFTIVLVKSLTGVHQPLALLIWANFLSSIFIFPAALAVWAVPSSAEWMQIAAMAFFGVVAQFCFIKGMSVGDASFLSPMDYLRLPMGATADWIMIRALPGVFVWAGAGIIVFSTLYITWREHVLNRLKPPQPPKI, encoded by the coding sequence ATGCGCAGTGACCCGTCCCCCCAGGACTCCTCCTCCATAAGTCGGCCCGGCCTCTCCGGCAATCTTCAGGGCGCGCTCTGGATGATCGCCTCCGGCGTCGGCTACACACTCCACCTCGCGCTCGCCAAGGACATCACCGGCGACATCCACCCGGTCTTCCTCGCGTTCTGGCGCAGCTTCCTCGCCTTCCTGTTTGCCGCCCCGCTGATCCATTTCCTGAAGGTGCGCATCCACACGGCCCGGTTCGGCGCGCTCCTCAGCCGCAGCCTGATCGGCTCGGCCGGCTTCGTGTTCGGACTGATCGCCATCTGGCCGAAATTCGGCCTGCCGCTCGCCGAGTTCAACGCCCTCAGCTTCACGCGGCCCCTGTTCGTCACCCTTCTGGCGATGTTCCTGCTGCACGAGAAAGTCGGCGTCCATCGCTCCACGGCCGTCATCGTAGGTTTCATCGGCGTGCTGGTAATGACCGCACTGCCCGCGATCCTCGGCCAGGAGGGCGGCGCGCACTTCAACGTCGGCAGCGTGTTCGCCATCCTCTCGTCGCTCTGCTTCGCCTTCACCATCGTGCTGGTGAAGTCTCTGACCGGCGTGCACCAGCCCCTCGCCCTGCTGATCTGGGCAAACTTCCTGTCCTCGATCTTCATCTTCCCCGCCGCGCTCGCCGTCTGGGCCGTGCCCAGCAGCGCCGAGTGGATGCAGATCGCCGCGATGGCGTTCTTCGGCGTCGTGGCGCAATTCTGCTTCATCAAGGGCATGTCGGTTGGCGACGCGTCGTTCCTCTCCCCGATGGACTACCTGCGCCTGCCGATGGGCGCGACCGCGGACTGGATCATGATCCGCGCGCTGCCGGGCGTCTTCGTCTGGGCCGGCGCCGGCATCATTGTCTTCTCGACGCTCTACATCACCTGGCGCGAGCACGTCCTAAACCGCCTCAAACCGCCCCAACCCCCGAAGATCTGA